From the Rhinolophus sinicus isolate RSC01 linkage group LG02, ASM3656204v1, whole genome shotgun sequence genome, one window contains:
- the MEIG1 gene encoding meiosis expressed gene 1 protein homolog codes for MASSDMKPKSISCAKKWSEEIENLYRFQQAGYRDEIEYKQVKQVSMVDRWPETGYVKKLQRRDNTFYYYNKQRECDDKEVHKVKIYAY; via the exons ATGGCTAGTTCTGACATGAAACCAAAATCAATAAGTTGTGCCAAAAAATGGTCGGAGGAGATAGAAAATCTATACAGATTTCAACAAGCAGGATATCGGGATGAAATTGAATATAAACAAGTGAAACAAGTTTCTATG GTAGATCGTTGGCCAGAGACAGGATATGTGAAGAAACTTCAGAGAAGGGACAATACTTTCTATTATTACAACAAGCAGAGGGAATGTGACGACAAGGAAGTCCACAAAGTGAAAATCTATGCTTACTAG